The DNA segment TGAGGCGACCAGGTTAAGCGGTGATTCTTCATTCCATAAGATTGCGGTGAGTCATGCAAACACGACAATAAAGAATCATTTCCGTCCGGATTACAGCTCTTACCACGTCATTGACTACGATCCTGTTACGGGCGCAGTATTAAAAAAGAACACACATCAGGGCTATAGTCATGAGTCGGCATGGTCCAGAGGACAGGGTTGGGCACTTTATGGATATACCTTATGCTACCGTTACACGAAAGATCCGGTGTATTTGAAACAGGCAGAAAATATTGCTGCTTTTATCCTGAACCATCCGAATATGCCGAAAGACCTGATTCCATATTGGGACTTTAACGCGCCGAATATTCCGAATGAACCAAGGGATGTATCGGCAGGAGCCGTGATCGCTTCCGCACTTTATGAATTGAGTGATTATAGTGCTCAAAAGAAAAACTATAGAGAGAAAGCAGCAGTGATGATGCAGAGCATGGCCAATATTTATACTGCCAGGGTAGGGGAGAACAAAGGATTTATCCTCACCAGCAGTACAGGTTCAAAGCCTTCAGATACAGAGGTTAATGAGCCCTTATCTTATGCAGATTATTACTATCTGGAAGCATTGCTCAGGGCAGAGAAATTGAAATAGGGCAGGCCTTTTTACAACCAATAAGAATCAACCAAATATTAATTATATACCTAAAAATTATGAAAACAAACCAAGTAATGATTGCTGTATTGATGAGTGGAGGCCTATTGTTGTCGAGTTGTAAAAAGGAAAAAGAACCGGATGCGGCCCTGTCTGCTTCCAAAGCATTAGCCAGTGCGTCTGGCGATGTCGGGATCATGTCTGTCCTGTTTAACGGAGATGCGAGCAATGGCTCGTCAAACGTTTGGAAAAACATCAACATTGAAGGAACAGGAGCGGTAACCACTGTAAATGATGAAACAGGGACCCTGGTCTGGAAATTTTTAAAACCATCGGGAAGCCATAGAACCGAAGGTCGTGGGGCTAAAAACTATAGCGCTCAGGAGGGAGATGAAATCTATATCGGCTGGACAAGTAAGATCTATATGCCGACCGACCTGAAAACTGACGCCCTTTTCCAATGGAAATCCTATCCTACAGATGGTTCGCTTCAAAACCACCCCTTAATGGTCCGTACCAAAAACGGAAAACTGGAACTGCAGCATTTTGACGATCAGCACGTGGCTACAGTTCCCTGGTCTGTTACGCTTTCTACCAGCACCTGGCTTAAGTTCGTGATCCGCATGAAAGTATCCAGAGACAAGACCGTAGGATTCATTGAGTTCTGGTACAATGGCGTGAAACAAACGCTCTCCAACGGCAGTGACCGCTTATATTGCAGAACCCTGGATGCGGTACCGGAATGCGATCCTAAATGGGGCGTTTACGGTGGGGATTCCTCACAAGTGACCCATTTCGTG comes from the Pedobacter sp. FW305-3-2-15-E-R2A2 genome and includes:
- a CDS encoding heparin lyase I family protein; protein product: MKTNQVMIAVLMSGGLLLSSCKKEKEPDAALSASKALASASGDVGIMSVLFNGDASNGSSNVWKNINIEGTGAVTTVNDETGTLVWKFLKPSGSHRTEGRGAKNYSAQEGDEIYIGWTSKIYMPTDLKTDALFQWKSYPTDGSLQNHPLMVRTKNGKLELQHFDDQHVATVPWSVTLSTSTWLKFVIRMKVSRDKTVGFIEFWYNGVKQTLSNGSDRLYCRTLDAVPECDPKWGVYGGDSSQVTHFVKKIRIGTTYADAAQ
- a CDS encoding glycoside hydrolase family 88 protein; translation: MKRYFFTVLALSLLQTSTFAQKVNVKKAFDKAALQTKVMLGEVDKAKHSSGKAGLVSPRTIEHGKLKLVASKDWTSGFFPGVLWFLYEYTKQQSWKQEAEKFSAEIEKEKWNGVTHDMGFKIYCSIGTGFRLTNDPHYKEVILQSAKTLATRFNPKTGVIRSWDHSREKWVNPVIIDNMMNLELLFEATRLSGDSSFHKIAVSHANTTIKNHFRPDYSSYHVIDYDPVTGAVLKKNTHQGYSHESAWSRGQGWALYGYTLCYRYTKDPVYLKQAENIAAFILNHPNMPKDLIPYWDFNAPNIPNEPRDVSAGAVIASALYELSDYSAQKKNYREKAAVMMQSMANIYTARVGENKGFILTSSTGSKPSDTEVNEPLSYADYYYLEALLRAEKLK